One window of the Labilibaculum sp. genome contains the following:
- the sucD gene encoding succinate--CoA ligase subunit alpha has protein sequence MSVLVDKNTKLVVQGITGSEGAFHTQQMIEYGTNVVAGVTPGKGGQLFMDKIPIYNTMKGAAAKTGANASVIFVPPPFAADAIMEAAEAGIALVVCITEGIPTMDMLKVHEFLKKYPKTTLIGPNCPGVITPGEAKIGIMPGFIHKPGTIGIISRSGTLTYEAVHQLCEAGLGQSTAIGIGGDPIIGTKHIDAVKLLNDDPKTEAIVLIGEIGGSDEEDAAAYIAKHVDKPVVAFIAGQTAPPGKRMGHAGAIIAGGKGTAEEKMKALAAAGIHVVKSPADIGKKMKEVLGK, from the coding sequence ATGAGTGTATTAGTTGATAAAAATACTAAACTGGTAGTTCAGGGAATCACTGGTTCCGAAGGGGCTTTCCATACCCAGCAAATGATAGAATATGGAACAAATGTAGTCGCTGGAGTTACTCCTGGTAAAGGTGGCCAGCTGTTCATGGATAAAATTCCGATTTACAACACCATGAAAGGTGCTGCTGCAAAAACCGGAGCAAATGCATCTGTAATTTTTGTTCCGCCACCATTTGCTGCAGATGCCATTATGGAAGCGGCAGAAGCTGGTATAGCTTTGGTTGTTTGTATTACCGAAGGCATTCCTACCATGGATATGCTAAAAGTTCATGAGTTTCTAAAGAAATATCCTAAAACAACACTGATTGGACCTAACTGTCCGGGAGTTATCACACCCGGTGAAGCCAAAATCGGAATTATGCCGGGATTTATTCACAAACCTGGTACAATCGGTATTATTTCCCGCTCTGGAACATTAACCTACGAGGCTGTTCATCAGTTGTGCGAAGCTGGACTTGGACAATCCACTGCCATTGGTATTGGAGGCGATCCAATTATTGGAACCAAACACATTGATGCTGTTAAACTTTTAAATGATGATCCTAAAACAGAAGCCATTGTTTTAATTGGTGAAATTGGCGGATCGGATGAAGAAGATGCTGCTGCTTACATTGCGAAACATGTAGACAAGCCAGTTGTTGCATTTATAGCTGGTCAAACTGCACCTCCCGGGAAAAGAATGGGCCATGCCGGTGCTATTATTGCCGGTGGTAAAGGAACTGCCGAAGAAAAAATGAAAGCCTTGGCTGCTGCCGGAATTCATGTAGTAAAATCACCTGCTGATATCGGCAAAAAAATGAAAGAAGTTTTAGGAAAATAA